One region of Trinickia violacea genomic DNA includes:
- the scpB gene encoding SMC-Scp complex subunit ScpB — protein sequence MNTQEAKIVLETALICAQEPLKIGDMRKLFADAVSADTVRTLLEDLKQDWSGRGVELVGLASGWRFQSKPAMRSYLDRLHPEKPPKYSRAVLETLAIVAYRQPVTRGDIEEIRGVTVNTQVVKQLEDRNWIEVIGHRDVPGRPALYATTKQFLDDLGLKALDELPALDDPAAAIEGNLLAQHAIEFPDGEAGAPAEVEGETDAAAAAHGDAEPAAHDLPETETNAAAPGERDETTVEREPLDAEANVELQAESAAARVELQADDANRAIADRGPADRGPADLAGPTHDSSAFHETEHAFEPNPTRVTHGDPAAGEPEDRRDAAQDASEFTDDEAASRSA from the coding sequence ATGAATACCCAAGAGGCGAAGATCGTCCTCGAGACTGCTTTGATTTGCGCGCAGGAGCCGCTGAAAATCGGCGACATGCGCAAGCTCTTTGCCGACGCCGTGTCGGCAGATACCGTTCGCACGTTGCTCGAAGATCTGAAGCAGGATTGGTCGGGGCGCGGCGTCGAGCTTGTCGGGCTGGCGTCCGGCTGGCGCTTTCAAAGCAAGCCTGCGATGCGTTCCTATCTGGATCGCCTGCATCCCGAGAAGCCGCCGAAATATTCGCGCGCGGTGCTCGAGACGCTCGCGATCGTGGCATACCGGCAGCCCGTGACGCGCGGCGATATCGAAGAAATTCGCGGCGTCACGGTCAATACGCAAGTCGTGAAGCAGCTCGAGGATCGCAACTGGATCGAAGTAATCGGGCACCGCGATGTGCCGGGCCGTCCGGCGCTCTACGCGACGACCAAGCAGTTTCTCGACGATCTCGGTTTGAAGGCGCTCGACGAGTTGCCTGCGCTAGATGATCCGGCCGCTGCGATCGAAGGGAATCTGCTCGCGCAGCACGCCATCGAGTTTCCGGATGGCGAGGCAGGCGCGCCCGCGGAGGTCGAGGGTGAAACCGATGCGGCTGCTGCCGCTCACGGCGATGCCGAGCCAGCGGCGCACGATTTGCCAGAGACGGAAACGAATGCCGCCGCACCGGGCGAGCGTGACGAAACCACCGTCGAGCGCGAACCGCTCGACGCAGAAGCAAACGTTGAACTGCAAGCCGAGAGCGCCGCAGCGCGCGTCGAGCTGCAGGCAGACGATGCAAATCGAGCGATCGCCGATCGCGGCCCGGCCGATCGCGGCCCGGCCGATTTAGCAGGACCGACTCATGACTCGAGCGCGTTCCACGAAACGGAACACGCCTTCGAGCCGAACCCGACGCGTGTGACGCACGGCGATCCGGCGGCCGGCGAACCGGAGGATCGGCGTGACGCCGCGCAGGACGCAAGCGAATTCACCGACGACGAAGCCGCGTCGCGCAGCGCTTGA
- a CDS encoding pyridoxal phosphate-dependent aminotransferase: protein MSEPDPFRQGAPNARDAVRALRPSQIREVANAGFGVADVLPFWFGESDRVTPKFIRDAASEALAAGATFYTYNLGIAPLREALAGYVSALHGQTSPDQVAVTSAGVNALMLAAQLVVGAGDRVVAVTPLWPNLVEIPKILGASVQTVSLEYGPLGWTLDLERLLAALTPDTRLLMLNSPNNPTGWVMTRDEQQAVLEHCRRHGIWIVADDVYERLYYGDGGAHADDAGAARSAPSFLDLAARDERVICVNSFSKAWLMTGWRLGWIVAPSALMDDLSKLVEYNTSCAPSFVQQAGVVAVREGERFAQELAASLRESRDHLVSALAQIPGVDVKTPPGAMYLFFALPGAERSLDLCKSLVCEAGLGLAPGSAFGPEGEGFVRWCYACDPARLDLGVERLRRFLARR from the coding sequence ATGAGCGAACCAGACCCGTTCCGCCAAGGCGCGCCCAACGCGCGCGATGCCGTGCGCGCGCTGCGCCCTTCTCAGATTCGCGAGGTCGCGAACGCCGGTTTCGGCGTGGCCGACGTGCTGCCTTTCTGGTTCGGCGAATCGGATCGCGTGACGCCCAAGTTCATCCGCGATGCGGCCAGCGAGGCGCTCGCGGCCGGCGCTACGTTCTATACGTACAACCTCGGCATCGCCCCGCTGCGCGAGGCGCTTGCCGGCTATGTGAGCGCGCTGCACGGTCAGACGTCGCCGGATCAGGTCGCGGTCACGAGCGCCGGCGTGAATGCTTTGATGCTGGCCGCGCAATTGGTCGTCGGCGCGGGTGACCGCGTGGTCGCCGTGACGCCGCTGTGGCCGAATCTCGTCGAGATTCCGAAGATCCTCGGCGCGAGCGTTCAAACCGTGTCGCTCGAATATGGCCCGCTCGGCTGGACGCTCGACCTCGAACGCCTGCTCGCGGCATTGACGCCCGATACGCGGCTTTTGATGCTGAACTCGCCGAACAATCCGACCGGCTGGGTCATGACGCGCGACGAGCAGCAGGCGGTGCTCGAGCACTGCCGCCGCCATGGCATCTGGATCGTCGCGGACGACGTGTACGAGCGGCTTTACTACGGCGATGGCGGCGCGCATGCCGATGACGCCGGCGCAGCGCGCAGCGCGCCGTCGTTCCTCGATCTCGCCGCGCGCGACGAGCGCGTGATTTGCGTCAATTCGTTCTCGAAGGCGTGGCTGATGACCGGCTGGCGGCTTGGCTGGATCGTGGCGCCCAGCGCGCTGATGGACGACCTGTCCAAGCTCGTCGAATACAACACGTCGTGCGCGCCGTCGTTCGTGCAGCAGGCGGGCGTCGTGGCCGTGCGCGAGGGCGAGCGCTTCGCGCAGGAGCTGGCCGCGAGCCTGCGTGAGTCGCGCGACCATCTGGTGAGCGCGCTCGCGCAGATTCCGGGCGTCGACGTGAAAACGCCGCCCGGCGCGATGTACCTGTTTTTCGCGTTGCCGGGCGCGGAGCGCAGTCTCGATCTTTGCAAGTCGCTCGTGTGCGAGGCCGGCCTGGGATTGGCCCCCGGCAGCGCGTTCGGGCCGGAGGGCGAGGGCTTCGTGCGCTGGTGCTATGCATGCGATCCGGCGCGGCTCGATCTCGGCGTCGAGCGGCTGCGCCGCTTCCTCGCGCGGCGGTGA
- a CDS encoding LysR family transcriptional regulator — protein MNVTLRQLRVFIEVARQESFSRAGDEIGLTQSAVSRCVRELESEIGLKLIDRTTREVQLTDVGTNLIASVSRLLRELDEALREIREIGEQRRGRVVVAASPTVACRVMPQIIAACGKQFPFVTLGLRDDVQSDVVRKVKSGEVDFGVIIGPHGAEDLISEPVMIDSFCFVARADHPLAARTEVSWRALEGARLVLLDHASGSRPLIDAVLAEHQVSAQIVQELGLTATVFGLVEAGVGASVLPWLALPVPADTSLVARPLVPRAERTVELVRRRDRSLSPAAEAVWGLIRQLPARAEDLG, from the coding sequence ATGAATGTCACCTTGCGGCAGTTGCGCGTGTTTATCGAGGTCGCGCGTCAAGAGAGCTTCAGCCGCGCCGGCGATGAAATCGGGCTCACGCAATCCGCCGTGAGCCGCTGCGTGCGGGAGTTGGAGAGCGAAATTGGCCTCAAGCTGATCGACCGCACGACGCGCGAAGTGCAATTGACCGATGTCGGCACGAACCTGATTGCGAGCGTGTCGCGTCTGTTGAGGGAACTCGACGAGGCACTGCGTGAAATTCGCGAGATCGGTGAGCAGCGGCGCGGCAGGGTGGTGGTCGCGGCGAGCCCGACGGTCGCGTGTCGCGTGATGCCGCAAATCATCGCGGCGTGCGGCAAGCAGTTTCCGTTTGTCACGCTCGGCCTGCGCGACGACGTGCAAAGCGACGTGGTGCGCAAGGTCAAGTCGGGGGAGGTCGATTTTGGGGTCATTATCGGGCCGCACGGCGCGGAGGATCTGATCAGCGAACCGGTGATGATCGATTCGTTCTGCTTCGTCGCCCGGGCCGATCATCCGCTTGCCGCGCGCACCGAGGTGTCTTGGCGCGCGCTCGAAGGGGCGCGGCTCGTGTTGCTCGATCACGCGTCGGGCAGCCGGCCGCTGATCGACGCCGTGCTCGCCGAGCATCAGGTGAGCGCGCAGATCGTGCAGGAGCTTGGGCTCACGGCGACCGTGTTCGGGCTCGTCGAGGCGGGAGTCGGCGCGAGCGTGCTGCCCTGGCTCGCGCTGCCGGTGCCGGCCGATACGTCGCTCGTCGCACGGCCGCTCGTGCCGCGCGCGGAGCGCACGGTCGAGCTCGTGCGTCGCCGCGACCGTTCGCTCTCGCCCGCTGCCGAGGCGGTGTGGGGCCTGATCCGCCAGCTTCCCGCGAGGGCCGAGGATCTCGGATAG
- a CDS encoding transposase, giving the protein MMLFDDLRDNEWALVEALFCAEPARSERRGRPRVEARAVVNAVLWVLSTGEGWSKLPGRYPSPPTCRRRFDEWQADGTLAEIVKRLSTSGRQISLRGRIGATAVKTPAPPSRDRLRGAFWTNPESWRAPVKMA; this is encoded by the coding sequence ATGATGCTGTTCGACGATTTGAGAGATAACGAGTGGGCGCTGGTCGAGGCGTTGTTCTGCGCGGAGCCTGCACGCAGCGAGCGGCGCGGTCGCCCGCGTGTGGAAGCCCGAGCAGTCGTGAATGCGGTGCTTTGGGTATTGTCGACGGGTGAAGGCTGGTCGAAGCTGCCGGGCCGCTATCCGTCGCCGCCGACCTGCCGGCGCCGTTTCGACGAATGGCAAGCCGACGGAACGCTCGCGGAGATCGTGAAGCGTCTTAGCACGAGCGGCCGCCAGATTTCGCTGCGCGGACGCATCGGCGCGACCGCCGTGAAGACGCCGGCGCCGCCGAGCCGCGACCGCCTGCGCGGCGCATTCTGGACCAACCCGGAATCCTGGCGCGCGCCAGTCAAGATGGCTTAA
- a CDS encoding YdcF family protein has translation MILFTLFALFFAVFLLWRRARLVVAIAGIGTFWLLATGWLAAPLLDWAQPDVPRERQAIFAPRTALIVLGDGTEHDDNGSLVPKRDAMIRIAKAAELYAECKRREAVCTVILSGGNPQRHETSEADNYAPYLLRLHVAKTDVLLENTSLNTYQNARNVARILRGERYDSLMLVTSAYQMPRALLDFARFGLSPHPIVSNARHIRRGVLPRYTNLVNTEVALHELIGIAQFHVYCAIGWF, from the coding sequence TTGATCTTATTCACTTTATTCGCGCTTTTTTTCGCGGTTTTTCTACTATGGCGCCGTGCGCGGCTTGTCGTCGCGATCGCGGGCATCGGGACATTTTGGCTCCTTGCGACGGGCTGGCTCGCGGCACCCCTGCTCGACTGGGCGCAACCTGACGTTCCGCGCGAGCGCCAGGCAATCTTCGCACCGCGCACCGCACTCATCGTGCTAGGCGACGGAACCGAGCACGACGATAACGGCAGCCTCGTTCCCAAGCGCGACGCCATGATTCGCATCGCCAAGGCGGCGGAGCTCTACGCCGAATGCAAACGTCGCGAGGCCGTTTGCACAGTCATCCTCAGCGGCGGCAATCCGCAGCGGCACGAAACCAGCGAGGCCGATAATTACGCTCCTTATTTGTTGCGTCTTCATGTCGCGAAAACTGACGTGTTGCTCGAAAACACCAGCCTCAACACCTATCAAAACGCGCGCAACGTTGCTCGCATACTACGCGGCGAACGTTACGATTCGTTGATGCTCGTGACATCGGCGTATCAGATGCCCCGTGCGTTGCTCGATTTCGCGCGGTTCGGGCTGTCGCCGCATCCGATCGTATCGAACGCGCGGCATATCCGGCGCGGCGTGCTGCCCCGCTACACCAATTTGGTCAACACCGAAGTCGCGCTGCACGAATTGATCGGGATTGCACAATTCCACGTCTATTGCGCGATCGGATGGTTCTGA
- a CDS encoding DNA-binding protein: MSNIQLDIEWTEAASRKIEKLMPRGSQEAYLALPPVECLPMEGDVLFLGPSGKQQPFIVAERQYHHEGDADWTIILILDVPQAAH; encoded by the coding sequence ATGAGCAACATCCAGTTGGATATCGAATGGACCGAAGCCGCATCCCGCAAAATTGAAAAGCTGATGCCGCGCGGCTCGCAGGAGGCGTATCTCGCCTTGCCGCCGGTCGAGTGTTTGCCGATGGAAGGCGATGTGCTGTTTCTCGGACCGTCGGGCAAACAACAGCCGTTCATCGTCGCGGAACGGCAATATCACCACGAAGGCGATGCCGACTGGACCATCATTCTGATTCTGGACGTCCCGCAAGCCGCGCATTGA
- the bamC gene encoding outer membrane protein assembly factor BamC, whose product MTDLRFTSRFAALLLAGGLVAGCSSPSPTKVDYKSDSKSKQVSLAVPPNMLEETSDQRSLPPQGGATSLSSLEQTQQAAPKADTVIPPVAGMHIQRDGTESWLVVDNKSPDDVWPQVRRFWQEQGFLLVVDQRDKHVMETDWNETRASINEGLIRDTLTKAMGNSYVAAERNKYRTRLEAAPNGGTYVFISQKGLHEAVTGVNNDQTQWQAKPNDPALETEYLKRLMASLARANSSGDMTVASVDQPASGTTIDATPQVAAKPAAAGAQTGVAAIAAQNVAQAAKTSAPAASPAASGQYTSTELTLDEPYERAWLRVGIALDRSNFTVDDRDRNRGLYFIRYVDPNDKSSEEQGFWSQVFHGRKEKEAKQYLLNVRAVTPNQTRVAVIDAKGEVDTSRPAKEIMGLVIDQLR is encoded by the coding sequence ATGACTGATCTTCGTTTTACCTCGCGGTTCGCAGCACTGCTGTTGGCTGGCGGCCTGGTTGCCGGTTGCAGTTCGCCGTCGCCTACCAAGGTCGACTACAAGAGCGATTCGAAGTCGAAACAAGTGTCGCTTGCCGTTCCGCCCAATATGCTCGAGGAAACGTCCGATCAGCGTTCGCTGCCTCCGCAGGGCGGCGCGACTTCGCTTTCCAGCCTCGAACAGACGCAACAGGCCGCGCCGAAGGCCGATACCGTGATTCCGCCGGTCGCCGGCATGCATATCCAGCGCGACGGCACCGAAAGCTGGCTCGTGGTCGACAACAAGTCGCCGGACGACGTCTGGCCGCAAGTGCGCCGCTTCTGGCAGGAGCAAGGCTTTCTGCTCGTCGTCGATCAGCGCGACAAGCACGTGATGGAAACCGACTGGAACGAAACACGTGCGTCGATCAACGAAGGTCTGATCCGCGATACCTTGACGAAGGCGATGGGCAACTCGTATGTGGCGGCCGAGCGCAACAAGTACCGTACGCGTCTCGAAGCGGCGCCGAACGGCGGCACCTACGTGTTCATCAGCCAGAAAGGCTTGCACGAGGCGGTGACAGGCGTCAACAACGACCAGACCCAATGGCAAGCCAAACCGAATGATCCGGCGCTCGAAACCGAGTACCTGAAGCGGCTGATGGCGTCGCTCGCGCGGGCGAACTCGAGCGGCGACATGACGGTCGCGTCGGTGGACCAGCCCGCCAGCGGCACGACGATCGACGCGACGCCGCAAGTGGCCGCGAAGCCGGCGGCAGCGGGCGCGCAAACGGGCGTCGCGGCGATTGCCGCGCAAAACGTCGCGCAAGCCGCGAAGACGTCGGCGCCGGCCGCTTCGCCGGCGGCGAGCGGTCAATATACGTCGACGGAACTCACGCTCGACGAGCCGTATGAACGCGCATGGCTGCGTGTCGGCATTGCGCTCGACCGCAGCAACTTCACCGTCGACGATCGCGATCGCAACCGTGGGCTGTACTTCATTCGTTACGTCGACCCGAATGACAAGTCCTCGGAGGAGCAGGGTTTCTGGAGCCAGGTCTTCCACGGCCGGAAGGAAAAGGAAGCGAAGCAATATCTGCTCAACGTTCGTGCGGTGACGCCGAATCAGACGCGCGTGGCGGTGATTGACGCCAAGGGCGAGGTCGATACGTCGCGTCCAGCGAAGGAAATCATGGGGCTCGTGATCGACCAGTTGCGCTGA
- a CDS encoding DUF2844 domain-containing protein, with the protein MRSTTPARAAWLAALALSMTFCTSAHAQLGGTRAALAGMPAARALTQSNGAEGALSITTTVDDGGTTIREYATANGRIVAYTWDGPTMPDLHKLLGARFESFQSGAATSLNRHAGRVQQGDFVVESGGQMRSYIGRAWLPGALPAGVSIDDLR; encoded by the coding sequence ATGAGAAGCACCACGCCCGCTCGCGCCGCTTGGCTAGCCGCGCTTGCCTTGTCCATGACCTTTTGCACGAGTGCACACGCTCAATTGGGCGGCACGCGAGCCGCACTCGCCGGCATGCCCGCCGCCCGCGCGCTCACCCAATCCAATGGCGCCGAAGGCGCTTTGAGCATCACGACAACGGTCGACGACGGCGGCACGACGATCCGCGAATACGCCACGGCGAACGGCCGGATCGTCGCCTACACCTGGGACGGCCCGACGATGCCCGATCTGCACAAGCTGCTCGGCGCGCGCTTCGAATCGTTCCAATCAGGTGCCGCGACGTCGCTGAACCGGCACGCGGGGCGTGTCCAGCAAGGGGATTTCGTCGTTGAATCGGGCGGGCAAATGCGCAGCTACATCGGCCGGGCGTGGCTGCCCGGCGCATTGCCCGCCGGCGTCTCGATCGACGATCTGCGCTAG
- a CDS encoding DUF3443 domain-containing protein → MLTRTTRWFALGLLVCGALAGCGGGGSSGGGSAASAGSASPPSQNTGGGNTSNPADTTVTPSTTPNVQPIVVASTPSGTPNMLMTSVTVCAPSTSQCQTIDNIQVDTGSYGLRILASALTSNLALPAVPSGSGAPAAECAVFGSGYTWGAVRSADVRLASELATAIPIQVIADASVPTVASDCAQTGAPMQDSTSLRANGILGIGLFGADCGNGCANSALPRWYYACPANGACAASAQPLAQQVSNPVSQFATDNNGVIIDLPAVADLGAASVSGSMIFGIGSQHNNALGNATVLQPNADTIYVTSTVDGATFPQSFFDTGSNGLFFSNASLPQCSDWYCPSTEQRFSATFSGTSGGTTSAAFSVANQITLFATGNAALGNLAGPAAGVFDWGLPFFYGRRIFTAIEGQPTPAGLGPYYAF, encoded by the coding sequence ATGCTCACAAGAACGACACGCTGGTTCGCGCTCGGTCTCCTTGTCTGCGGCGCACTGGCGGGATGCGGCGGCGGCGGCAGTAGCGGCGGCGGGAGTGCCGCCTCCGCGGGGAGCGCGTCGCCGCCGAGCCAGAACACGGGGGGCGGCAACACGTCCAATCCGGCTGACACGACCGTCACGCCGTCGACCACGCCCAATGTGCAGCCGATCGTCGTCGCCTCGACGCCGAGCGGCACGCCCAACATGCTGATGACCAGCGTGACCGTGTGCGCGCCGAGCACGTCGCAATGCCAGACGATCGACAACATTCAGGTCGATACCGGATCGTACGGCCTGCGGATTCTCGCTTCCGCGCTGACCTCGAACCTCGCGCTGCCCGCCGTGCCGTCCGGCAGCGGCGCTCCTGCCGCCGAATGCGCGGTGTTCGGCAGCGGCTACACCTGGGGCGCGGTGCGCAGCGCCGATGTCCGGCTCGCGAGCGAGCTCGCCACCGCGATTCCGATCCAGGTGATCGCCGACGCGTCGGTGCCGACGGTCGCCTCCGATTGCGCGCAGACGGGCGCACCAATGCAGGACAGCACGAGCCTGCGCGCGAACGGCATCCTGGGCATCGGCCTCTTCGGCGCCGATTGCGGCAACGGCTGCGCGAACTCGGCGCTGCCGCGCTGGTACTACGCGTGTCCGGCAAACGGCGCGTGCGCCGCGAGCGCGCAGCCGCTTGCGCAGCAAGTCAGCAATCCGGTCAGCCAGTTCGCCACGGACAACAACGGCGTCATCATCGACTTGCCCGCCGTCGCCGACCTCGGCGCGGCCTCGGTCAGCGGCTCGATGATCTTCGGCATCGGCAGTCAGCACAACAATGCGCTCGGCAACGCGACGGTGCTCCAGCCGAACGCCGACACGATCTACGTGACGAGCACCGTGGACGGCGCAACGTTCCCGCAGAGCTTCTTCGATACCGGCTCGAACGGCCTCTTTTTTTCGAACGCGTCGCTGCCGCAATGCAGCGACTGGTATTGCCCCTCGACCGAACAGCGCTTCTCCGCCACGTTCAGCGGCACGAGCGGCGGTACGACGTCGGCGGCATTCTCGGTCGCGAACCAGATCACGCTGTTCGCAACCGGCAATGCGGCGCTCGGCAACCTCGCCGGACCGGCCGCGGGCGTCTTCGACTGGGGATTGCCATTCTTTTACGGACGGCGCATCTTCACCGCGATCGAAGGGCAGCCGACGCCCGCCGGGCTTGGACCGTACTACGCGTTCTAA
- a CDS encoding TetR/AcrR family transcriptional regulator encodes MASLLDAAASVFAERGYDAATMTEVAERAEVSIGAVYQYFRNKEALAYALRVQYGNEMDASWSSLETEGDALAVPELVERIFDLLIEFMTARPAYIPLLSAPIGYSRDPAARDRLRERFAKVFQRRKPELSAEEAKRIANVTLQVVKGLNPLYADAKPRERRALVAEFKTVVTAYLSARLD; translated from the coding sequence GTGGCGTCTCTGCTCGACGCCGCCGCGTCGGTGTTCGCCGAGCGCGGCTACGACGCCGCCACGATGACGGAAGTCGCCGAGCGCGCCGAGGTGTCGATCGGCGCGGTCTACCAGTATTTCCGGAACAAAGAGGCGCTCGCTTACGCGTTGCGCGTCCAGTACGGCAATGAAATGGACGCGAGCTGGAGCTCGCTCGAGACGGAGGGCGACGCGCTCGCCGTGCCCGAGCTCGTCGAGCGGATCTTCGATTTGCTGATCGAATTCATGACGGCGCGGCCCGCCTACATCCCGTTGCTGAGCGCACCGATCGGCTATTCGCGCGACCCTGCCGCGCGCGACCGCTTGCGCGAGCGATTCGCGAAGGTGTTTCAGCGGCGCAAGCCGGAGCTGTCGGCCGAAGAGGCCAAGCGGATCGCCAACGTGACGCTGCAAGTGGTCAAGGGCCTGAACCCCCTTTACGCCGATGCGAAACCGCGCGAGCGGCGCGCGCTCGTTGCCGAGTTCAAGACCGTCGTGACGGCCTACTTGAGCGCGCGCCTCGATTGA
- a CDS encoding isochorismatase family protein: MTPISFDPKTTALVLIDLQHSNVGRPLAPYSGPQVVERCAALAAKLRQLGGTIVYVRVNVHELLHVPADAPLRAPDAPLPPPSASELVAEAGCQPSDVLVTKRQWGAFYGTDLEQQLRRRGIRTVMLGGIATNFGVESTARTAFDQGYELVFVEDAMTSMAEDAHRFVTQHIFPRMGRVRSTADVLAALE, from the coding sequence ATGACCCCGATTTCGTTTGATCCGAAAACCACCGCCCTCGTTTTGATAGACCTGCAGCACAGCAACGTGGGACGCCCGCTCGCGCCCTATTCGGGTCCTCAAGTCGTCGAGCGCTGCGCCGCGCTCGCGGCGAAGCTGCGCCAGCTTGGCGGCACGATCGTCTATGTGCGCGTGAATGTGCATGAGTTGCTGCATGTGCCGGCCGATGCGCCCTTGCGTGCGCCGGACGCTCCGCTACCGCCGCCCAGCGCATCCGAACTCGTTGCCGAGGCGGGCTGCCAGCCGTCAGACGTCTTGGTCACCAAGCGTCAATGGGGCGCGTTCTATGGCACGGATCTCGAACAACAACTGCGCCGGCGCGGCATTCGGACCGTGATGCTGGGCGGGATCGCGACAAACTTCGGGGTGGAATCGACCGCGCGCACCGCGTTCGATCAGGGTTACGAGTTGGTATTCGTCGAAGATGCGATGACGAGCATGGCGGAAGACGCACACCGTTTCGTCACCCAGCATATCTTTCCGCGGATGGGGCGCGTGCGCTCGACGGCGGACGTGTTGGCCGCATTGGAGTAA
- the hydA gene encoding dihydropyrimidinase, with translation MAILIRGGTVIDANETYRADVLCDDSASGGTIAQIGADLDAPAGATVIDAGGQYVMPGGIDPHTHMELPFMGTRASDDFYTGTAAGLSGGTTSIIDFVIPSPKQPLMGAFEEWRGWAEKAAADYGFHVAVTWWDESVHRDMGTLVHEHGVSSFKHFMAYKNAIMADDEVLVNSFMRSLELGALPTVHAENGELVFRLQRELLARGFTGPEAHPLSRPPEVEGEAANRAIRIAQVLGVPVYIVHVSAKDALDAIIRARSEGQRVFGEVLAGHLVIDESVYRDTDWGRAAAHVMSPPFRTQQHRDALWHGLQAGHLHTTATDHCVFCASQKAMGREDFTKIPNGCGGVEDRMSVLWHNGVNTGRLTPNEFVRVTSTNAAQIFNLYPRKGAVAVGADADLVVWDPEASKTISVKTHHQNVDFNVFEGMTVKGVATHTISRGNLAWANGDLRAQRGAGRYLKRPPNPAYFEAVRVANRLKEVEPVAR, from the coding sequence ATGGCAATCCTGATACGCGGCGGCACGGTAATCGACGCCAACGAAACCTATCGAGCCGATGTGCTGTGTGACGACAGCGCATCGGGCGGCACCATCGCGCAGATCGGCGCGGATCTCGACGCGCCGGCGGGCGCGACGGTGATCGATGCCGGCGGGCAATACGTGATGCCGGGCGGCATCGATCCGCATACTCACATGGAGCTGCCCTTCATGGGCACGCGAGCGAGCGACGACTTCTACACGGGCACCGCGGCCGGGCTGTCGGGCGGCACGACGAGCATCATCGACTTCGTGATTCCGAGCCCGAAGCAGCCGTTGATGGGCGCATTCGAAGAATGGCGCGGCTGGGCTGAGAAAGCGGCGGCGGACTATGGCTTTCACGTCGCCGTCACGTGGTGGGACGAATCGGTGCATCGCGACATGGGTACGCTCGTGCACGAGCACGGCGTATCGAGCTTCAAGCACTTCATGGCCTACAAGAACGCGATCATGGCCGACGATGAAGTGCTCGTGAACAGCTTCATGCGCTCGCTCGAACTCGGCGCGCTGCCGACCGTGCACGCCGAGAACGGCGAGCTCGTGTTCCGTCTGCAGCGGGAACTGCTCGCGCGCGGCTTCACGGGTCCCGAGGCGCATCCGCTGTCGCGTCCGCCGGAAGTGGAGGGCGAGGCCGCCAATCGCGCGATCCGCATCGCGCAGGTGCTCGGCGTGCCGGTGTACATCGTGCACGTCTCGGCCAAGGACGCGCTCGACGCGATCATTCGCGCGCGCAGCGAAGGCCAGCGCGTGTTCGGCGAAGTGCTCGCGGGCCATCTCGTGATCGACGAATCGGTGTATCGCGATACCGACTGGGGGCGCGCCGCCGCCCACGTGATGAGCCCGCCGTTTCGCACGCAACAGCATCGCGACGCGCTATGGCACGGGCTGCAAGCGGGCCACTTGCACACGACGGCCACCGATCACTGCGTGTTCTGCGCCTCGCAGAAAGCCATGGGCCGCGAGGACTTCACGAAGATTCCGAACGGCTGCGGCGGTGTCGAAGACCGCATGTCGGTGCTCTGGCACAACGGCGTGAACACGGGGCGCCTGACGCCGAACGAGTTCGTGCGCGTCACCTCGACGAACGCCGCGCAGATCTTCAACCTGTATCCGAGGAAAGGCGCGGTCGCCGTGGGTGCCGACGCCGATTTGGTCGTCTGGGACCCCGAGGCGTCGAAGACGATCTCGGTGAAGACGCATCACCAGAACGTCGATTTCAACGTGTTCGAAGGCATGACGGTCAAAGGCGTCGCGACGCATACGATCTCGCGCGGCAACTTGGCATGGGCGAACGGCGATCTGCGCGCGCAGCGCGGCGCCGGGCGCTACCTGAAGCGGCCGCCGAACCCTGCCTACTTCGAGGCGGTGCGCGTCGCCAATCGGCTCAAGGAGGTGGAGCCGGTCGCGCGTTGA